The genomic DNA GGACCCAGCCGGTCGATGATCTCCATGTCCGCCCGCCCATTGTGATAGGGGCAGATCCAGAGATTGATCTTGTCCGTCGGGATGGCTCCGCCCTCGGGCGCAATCGACCGGAACCATCCGCCGTTTTCATGGTCGACGAGTTCTTTCTCGATAAAGTCCCAGACCCTCCCGGCCGCGGCGAGAAACCGGCCGCCTCCGCATACCTGCCAGGCATTGAGGAATCCCACAACCGCTTCCGCCTGGGGCCACCAATCCCTGGTCCGGTCCGTCGGGCCGTTCGGCTCGCCCGCATAAAGGATGCTGCCATCATCGCCGACCCCGTCGGCCAGGGTGGCCTCGGCAATCTGAACGGCGGCGTGCCGCGCTCTTGCGATCTGCGCCCGGTCCCCCAGCAACTCGGCCGCCTGGAGGATCAGCCACGCAGCCTCGATGTCATGTCCGTAGGAGATTCCGGTCGAAAGAACCTTCCAGTCTTCGTCGAAAAAGAGATTCAGATGCCCGGTCGTCTGATCGAGAACCCGATCCATCATCAGGTCGACCAGATCATGCTGGGCCTTGCGCAGACCCTCGTCCGGCCATACCTTCAGAAGGTTCGTGAATGCCTCCATCAGGTGAAGATGGGTGTTCTGAGACTTGGCTCCGTGACCCACATCCATGACGGCGGCGGAGGTCGAATCCTCCCGCTGCCAGTCCGCCGTGAACAACTCAAAATAGCCGCGATTCACCGTGTCGCGGGCATGGGTATCGATCAATCCATAGAGAGTGATGGCCTGTTCGAGAGCCTCGGGATGACTGGTTGCGCGGTGGTACTCGCTCAGGGCGTAGATGCCGAATGCCTGCCCATAAACATTCCGGGAGTTGTCCAGCGGTCTCCCATCCGCGGTGACGGTCCAGTGGAGACCACCGTTGGCCTCATCCCAGAAGCGATCAAGCAGATCACGGTAGGCGCGATCAGCCATTCCCAGATAACCGGCATCCGGCCAGCGTTCATGGGCAGCCGAGTAGGTCCAGAGGATACGGCTGGTCAGAAGGGCCCCTCGCGGAGCCTCACGATCGACGGTTTCACCCAGCCCCACCCGGCCGAAAAAGCCTCCCAGCTGCTGGTCGGGCGCGGTTCGGGTCCAGTAAGGGAGCAGGTTCTCCCGCAGGTCGGCTTGAGCACGGGCAACAAGGCGGGCAATCAGATCGGATGACATCGAAATGATATCCTCAGACACCGTTCCTCCGCTGGCAAGGAAGTCCGCCCATCCGGGCAAGACTGTTCCTGTCCTTTTTCCGCTCGACAGCCCGCTCCCCCAACAGAACACTGCGCCTCTGGTCACGGGGCGTAGCTTAGCCTGGTAGAGCGCCTGCTTTGGGAGCAGGAGGTCGGGAGTTCGAATCTCTCCGCCCCGACCAATCAGTCATTGCGCCTCACGCTCTCAACATCGGTTGAGCATCCCCTTACCGCTTCCTTTACCGCAGGTACGAGCGGAGGCGGGACGCTCAAAATGCCGATGCCTGTTCCCAAGAGTGCGTTCACCAAAGGGCATCGACCAGCCAGTTCGCCGCACAACCCGACCGAAATCCCATGGGCCTCGCTGCAGACGATCTTCAGCAGTCTGAAGACTGCAGGATGATCGTCCCGGAAATAGCGGGAAACATACGAATTCTCGCGACCCGCCGCCATGGTGTATTGGGTGAGGTCATTCGATCCAATATTGAGAAAATCGGAAACGCCCGCAATCTCACTTGCACAAAGGGCAGCAGCGGGCGTTTCGACCATTGCTCCGAGTGGGGGCAATGTCCCGAATCCGAGTTTCGATCCGACCCGGACGAGTGCGACCCTCACCTTTCTCATGTCATCAACGGTCGTCACCATTGGAACGATGATCCGAACATCGTGTTCACGGGACAATCGCAGCAACGCTCGAAGTTGCAGGTCCAGGTAATCCGGATAATCCAGCAGAAAGCGAACACCGCGCCGACCAAGAAAGGGATCCGATTCCGACGGAAGGGACAAATAAGGCAGTTGTTTGTCGCCGCCGATGTCCAGGAGACGGATCGAAACAGGCTTGCCCTTCATCGGATCAATCGCCTTCGACATGCCGGCCACGAGCTCCTCCTCATCAGGGAGCATCGTACGAGCCATAAAGAAGATCTCGATGCGAAAGAGACCGATACCATCGGCACCATTCCCGGCGGCAGTCTCCGCATCGTGGCGATTTCCTATATTGGCCATCACGGGGACCGCCACCCCGTCACGCGTTACCGCTGGCAGATTACTGAGCTTTTTTGCGGCCCTCTCTCCCGAATAATACCTTCCCTTTCGACTTCTGAACTCGGTCAGGCCGGGTTGGTCCGGCCTGATGGTGACCGTGCCGCGCAGTCCGTCGAGAAGCAGAAGGTCTCCCGTGGCAACCCGATCCAGAAGACCCGTCACCCGAGAAACACCCGGAATACCCAACTGGCGGGTCAACAGGGCGCAATGGGATCCGGGGCCACCGCGCTCCACGACGACTCCCCGAACCGATCGGCGGGAGAAAAAAACCGTGTCGGAGGGTAGGAGTTTTCGCGCTACGAGGATGCTGCCCTTGGGCATCCTCTCCAGGGAGTGCGATTGAAGACCTGCCAGCGACCGCAGGAGCCGGCGGGCCAGGTCCGCGATATCGTCACCGCGCTGCTCAAGGAGGTCATTGCCCATCGTCCGGAATTTCCGCTCCCATCGGCCCAGGACCCGCTTCAGGGCGCATTCAGACTTGACCAACCCTTTCTCGATTTCCGCCCGTATCTCCCCGATCAGGGCGAGATCCCGGAGCATTTCCTCGTGGGCACGGAAAATATCTCCCACCCCAGCCTCAAGCTCCTGCTCAACGCGATCGGCGGATAGGCTCAGATCGACAAGAACCTTGGCGATCGCCCGTTCGCAACGCATGCATTCCTTGTCGACCTCGTCCGCCCCGATTTCGCAGTCCAGGAGGTCGCGCTCAAGAATATCCTCAAAGACAAAGGCGCGCCCCGCCGCCAACCCCGGAGAGATGGAAATGCCTGAAAGGACTTCATTCGTCCCAATGCTCATCCGCTTCATCAGTTTATTGGCAAAGCGATGCCACCGACAAGGATTCCCGTTAGGAAATACACGATCTTGACTGCGAGAAAGTCCCGCCTCGAATGCGCCCGCCTCAACAGGATACTGTGCGCAGCCTGAACCAATGAACCGGCCAAAAGGATGACTGCAACAAAGCTCGAGATGGTCAACGTCTCGCTCGAAATGCCGATGAGCACTGCCATGACTTCTGCTGGGAACCTCTGGGCGCTTCATCCGGGGCCGCACCGTCGCAGACTTATTCGGATTTCACCGTGCCCCAAAGGCCCCGAATCGAAAACCCCAATGGGCGTTCCTTGCCCGAATCGCTGTCTTCTTCATTTCCTCCATTTCCTTGTGAAGTAGCGTCGCCCGGCATGCTCGACTGCCGCCAGTTCCTGTCTTTCAAGCAGCCTTTCCACACACGCCCACCCGGCCTGGTTCCGCTGCAGCAACTCGCGCACAGCCTCCTCCCGAAGGGGGTGGACAGCCGTGATCCTCAAGAGGTCTTCCTCCGGATCGCCGGTCGAGGCAAAGGCGTTGCCCTCATAGCCGATGAGGTATTCCACTCGTGGAACGGCCTCGGCAAGAACCTGAAAGACTGCGGTGACCACATCCTCGCACGGGCTTCGTACTCCCGGCTCCGCCGGAGGACGGGTTGGAATGGAAAGAAAGGCCTTCGAAGGCCTGAGTCGGCCCAGAAAATCGGCCAGATCCCGGGCATGTCCCATTCCGTCATTCACCCCCTCCACCAACATGGTTTCGGTGACGAGTTCTCCCGCGAAGGATCGAGCAAAGTCCAACACCCCCGACAAAATAGTGCAAAGATCGAGACGTTGGTTCGGTCGGTTGAGCCGGTGCCAGATCCGGTCGTCCACCGCATCCACCTTCAACGAGACCCAATCGGCCTGCGCCAAATCGTGCCGAACATCCGATCGGTCGATCAGCGACGCATTGGAAATGACCGCTATCGGTCGATTCAACGAACGAAGAAGCCCGATCGTCGAACCAAGATTCACATCAAGAGTGGGCTCACCGTCGGGAACGATGGTGAGATAATCGACCGGCAAATCGGCTTTTTCCAATTGTCTGCGAACATCGGTCAGGATCGTCTCGGGCTGGTGGAAGATACGACGCTCAATCCCCATATCCGTTGTCCGACCGACTTGGCAGTAGGTGCAAGAGTAAGAACAGTTCTTGGGAGGAATGGTATTTATCCCGAGGCTTCTCCCCAGCCGTCTCGAAGGGACTGGTCCAAACGCAATCATTGCCTTTCAGAAGAGGCACCGCCCTGCCGGGCTACCGTATCAAGCCGCCGCGCGATCCAGCGGACTTCCGTCATGGGCCTTATAGCACCCGAGGCCGGGTCGCCCGGAAAAGACGAAACAAAAGCAGACCGTGGATGGTCCCGGCACATCTCCCAACCGAACCTATCCGTTTGCCTGGATGCGTCAAGTAGACCAGGAGTCCTCCTCAGCCCGTGCCCTCGCGGATCAGGAGGACATTGGACGCATTGATGACCACCCTGTAGTCGCGGCCATCCTTGCCTTTCTGTCTCAGGATGAGGAATTCTCCGCTCGCCTCGATTGCCGTCACATTGTGGATCTCATCGACATGGTCAAAAGAGACGACCACCACGGTGATGCTGTAGGATGCCTTGAGGCCGTTGAACATCCTGGCCCACTGGCCGGCCCGGAGAGCGATTGGATTCGGCTCCACCGCGGTTTGGCAGACCACGGGCGAGGCAAAGGCCAGCGTGAGGGCGCAGAGGCAGGCAATAGTCAGTCTGTTCATGATCAAGGCGTTTTCCGGGTCAATCGAGGAGCCCGCCTTCTTTGAACGGCAGGATTGGCACCGGGATTAGGCGCAGAGGACCCCTGGCCGGGAAATCCGTCATTTTCGTCTTCACCGAGAGGGTTCCGGTTGTTTCAGTAGACCCGCCAGACCGATGAGGACGCCCACC from Opitutaceae bacterium includes the following:
- a CDS encoding radical SAM protein, whose translation is MIAFGPVPSRRLGRSLGINTIPPKNCSYSCTYCQVGRTTDMGIERRIFHQPETILTDVRRQLEKADLPVDYLTIVPDGEPTLDVNLGSTIGLLRSLNRPIAVISNASLIDRSDVRHDLAQADWVSLKVDAVDDRIWHRLNRPNQRLDLCTILSGVLDFARSFAGELVTETMLVEGVNDGMGHARDLADFLGRLRPSKAFLSIPTRPPAEPGVRSPCEDVVTAVFQVLAEAVPRVEYLIGYEGNAFASTGDPEEDLLRITAVHPLREEAVRELLQRNQAGWACVERLLERQELAAVEHAGRRYFTRKWRK
- the ptsP gene encoding phosphoenolpyruvate--protein phosphotransferase, with amino-acid sequence MSIGTNEVLSGISISPGLAAGRAFVFEDILERDLLDCEIGADEVDKECMRCERAIAKVLVDLSLSADRVEQELEAGVGDIFRAHEEMLRDLALIGEIRAEIEKGLVKSECALKRVLGRWERKFRTMGNDLLEQRGDDIADLARRLLRSLAGLQSHSLERMPKGSILVARKLLPSDTVFFSRRSVRGVVVERGGPGSHCALLTRQLGIPGVSRVTGLLDRVATGDLLLLDGLRGTVTIRPDQPGLTEFRSRKGRYYSGERAAKKLSNLPAVTRDGVAVPVMANIGNRHDAETAAGNGADGIGLFRIEIFFMARTMLPDEEELVAGMSKAIDPMKGKPVSIRLLDIGGDKQLPYLSLPSESDPFLGRRGVRFLLDYPDYLDLQLRALLRLSREHDVRIIVPMVTTVDDMRKVRVALVRVGSKLGFGTLPPLGAMVETPAAALCASEIAGVSDFLNIGSNDLTQYTMAAGRENSYVSRYFRDDHPAVFRLLKIVCSEAHGISVGLCGELAGRCPLVNALLGTGIGILSVPPPLVPAVKEAVRGCSTDVESVRRND
- a CDS encoding AGE family epimerase/isomerase, with protein sequence MSSDLIARLVARAQADLRENLLPYWTRTAPDQQLGGFFGRVGLGETVDREAPRGALLTSRILWTYSAAHERWPDAGYLGMADRAYRDLLDRFWDEANGGLHWTVTADGRPLDNSRNVYGQAFGIYALSEYHRATSHPEALEQAITLYGLIDTHARDTVNRGYFELFTADWQREDSTSAAVMDVGHGAKSQNTHLHLMEAFTNLLKVWPDEGLRKAQHDLVDLMMDRVLDQTTGHLNLFFDEDWKVLSTGISYGHDIEAAWLILQAAELLGDRAQIARARHAAVQIAEATLADGVGDDGSILYAGEPNGPTDRTRDWWPQAEAVVGFLNAWQVCGGGRFLAAAGRVWDFIEKELVDHENGGWFRSIAPEGGAIPTDKINLWICPYHNGRADMEIIDRLGPLVSAIPGSP